CTATCGGGAGCTAAACACTCCAGTGAATCCAGGCAGGCCATTAACTTTTTTAATTCCGGATTGACTGCCTGTAGACTATGACAACTTTCCTGATCTTTGGCTTGTAAATATTCGAGGTATTGATTCAATACCTCAACTAACTGTTCCGATTGATTTTCTTGCTCATTTGCCACGGGATCTAACATTCTCTCTATTTCAAAACTAGCCTGTAGCAATTCAGGTGAGTAAAAAGTTTAGACGCTTTCCAAATGTTCTTGCAGCTGATTTAGTGCACGTAGCCAAAGCATTTGGACCGCTCCCGGGCTACGATTCATTCTTTCAGCGACTTGCTTAAATGAAAGTCTCTGCAAATTTCGTAACATGATTACTTCCTGATAATCTGTGGGAAGCTGTGACACTGCATCAGCCATCAAAAGTTCCTGCTCACGATTTAACAGAATTCGACTTGGAGTTTCTGTTTCGTCTTTCAACTCCCATCCATGTTGGGCTGAGTCATCAGAATTCCCACCAGCCTGATCAATCGAAACTTCTCGACTGACATTGCGTTTAGCGGCTCCCTGGTATTTTCGGGCGAAGTCCAGTGTATTGTGGTTCAAGATGCCTCTTAACCAACCCAGCCATTCGGCCTCTGTTTGTCCTTTAAAACGCGCAAGTCCCTGATGTGCTTCCAATAATGTTTGTTGTACTAAATCGGAAGCATCAAATTTTGTATGCATCCAACCTTCTATTTGAGCACGTGCGATCAAAGAAACATAAGCACGGCATTTTTGCAGCAATTCATTTTCTGCAGAGCAATCTCCTGATCTTGCTCGCTGAATCAAAACTTCAATTTGTGATTGAGCCATGCGTGATCCCTGGAGTCAATTCAGTCTGCAACCCACTATCGCTTTGAATTAGATAGAAATTTGCTGGAACAGGTTATCGTTTCTTGTACTTGCTACTGGCCTCTTTGAGCAATGCACGTTCTTGATCGGTCAAACTTGCTTCGCCTTCCCGGCTGATCTTTTCAAGAATCGCATCCACTTTTTCATCTAATCTGGCTTTTGACAAATTAGTATCAGGCTCGGAGTAGACACGTAACTTACTCTTTCTGACGGAGCGTTTCAATTTTAATTGATTCCATTTGGTATTGAAATTACTCGACAAGTTCCAGCCAAAGTACTTATAAGCAATGCCAAATGCAGCACCACCTAAGTGTGCAACATGAGCAACACCATCTCCCCCTGGATTAAGAACCCCAAAGACATCAACCAATGCGTAAAGCACAGCTAACCAGCGCAATTCAATGGGTAAAATAAACATCAATAACACGGTCATGCGAGGAAAATACATGGCTGTCAGAAACACAACAGCCATCACACCACCAGAGGCTCCAATGACGGGTGCGCCGCTGATGGCAATATGACAAATACCACTGATCACAACGCCAATCAAATAAAACACCAAGAACTCACGTGATCCCAAGATGGGTTCAATTGAGCGTCCAAACATCCAGAGCACAAACATATTAAAGAAAATATGCCCCAAACCACTCAGAGAGTGACAGAAGCCATAAGTGACAAATCGCCAGATTTGGAAGGAAGCAAAAATAGACTCTCGGTCTAAAGCCAGAAATTCTATAACACGAGGAGAATTCCATTCTACAAGAAACACAACGACATTAGCGATAATCAAATACTTGATGGCCCAGCCACCAGAAGCCATTCTGAAAGAATTGAAACTTCCCCCACCACTTTCATGTCGCAGATAATCCCGGCTCTCAATCCCCATTGTCGAATCGATCCTTGCTTGACATTACTTAATTCACAGCGTTCCGAGAGCAAACGCCCACCTTCCATGCTATTGAGGAGCAGCCATTCAGACAACTCACAGGATGATTATCATTTTTTTGTTGGAAGCTGCTTAGTAAGTTCACTGACTTCTTGTATCAACGACTGTTGTGTTTTATAGACTCTTAACAGATCGCGTCTCAGCTTATCGGTTTCCTGAAATTCCTGGTTTCGCATTTGTTCTTCTACTTCCAACCCTGCAACCAGTCCTATTCTTAACTCGACCGGAAGGGCTTGTTCCTGAGGTGCGTTCTCAGAACCAATCAGTTCGCTTATCCTAGCATCCAGCCGTTCTTTTGCAGCCACTAATAATCGATTTAAATCTTGTATGCGATCTTGTTTTCGCTTGAGTTGCTGCTCGCGTTCTACTAAATCATCACGCAAGGTTACCAATGTAGAAATATAGTTGGGAGGTACGAGTGCCCTTAATCGCCAACCACCATTCTTCCAAGTCGTTACTTCACCTGGTTGAGGAGGAGCGACGGGAATGAGTTGCGCCCCATTGGCTTCCAAAGCACTCACTCGAAATGCTCCCACGTATGCAACCCCACTGGGCTTGCTCTGATCTGGCTGGAATGCAAAAATGATCGGCTGTGCAGCAGGATTATCACCTTGTTGGGCACTGCCTAATCCCTGATTTCCACCGATATTGACCTGAATCGCCCCTGTCTGCTGATTGGCGACTGTCACGTTGGCATCCCAGTAGCGATCCCAGCCGAGCATCAAACGAGTTAATTCACCTCGAAGTGTTTTGCTTTCTTCTTCTTTAGCTTCAATTTCTACTTTATTCTTTTGAATTTGCTCTGCGTTTTTTTCAACCGCTTTCAACCAACTGCCGCGGACATCCAGCATCTTTGATGTCAACAATACAGCTCCTACAGCCGTGGCAGCAATGAGCCAAACAAACACTACTCCAGATTTATGCATTTTCTTGAAACCTTGTTGAAAGCAAACGAGTGATTAATGCCTCGTGGTATTATCTTGCGAATGAAACTTTTACTTTTTTCAATAGTATTTTCTCTGTTTCAACACAAGACTATCTAAAGAATTGAAAACGAAAGCCATCTTGTCTATTACATCGACCTGATGCAGCAATAAGAACGAAAATAAATCGTGTAGAATTAATTATTCTTGTGATCGGAGATTAATAAAATCACAGTAAAAAAAGAGCACAAAAAACCAATCATATCATTATTTAATGATAAGTCCCTCTACAAATCGGGGTCAAGGAGAAACCGAGATTATACACCTTATCCTTACTGGATAATCGGCAAAATCGATAAATATGAATCATAAAACTGGTCCAAATACAGACTCTGAACAGTATCCCATTGAAAACATTGCCTGCAGTTGATTATCGATTCTAATTGAAAAGCAAGATTTTCTACACTTCGATTGAGTGCAATTTCTGGTGAGATTTCTTATAAAATACTCAGAATATACTCAGGTTTGGTAGATATCAGACCATTTTTAAGTTCATCAAGGAAACAACAATGTCAACGGTTAAAGTAAAACGATCTGACCTCAAACCAGGAGAAGTTTTATGCAGCTATTGTACAGCGCGCTGTTGTCGCTATTTTGCCTTACCGATCGAAACTCCTGAAAACTGGGAAGACTTTGATCACATGCGTTGGTACATCATGCATGGTCACTGTGCAATTTTTGTAGATGAGGATTCCTGGTTCTTAATGGTTTATGGAGATTGTAAATATCTTCTCCCCGATCATCGATGTGGGAACTACGAAGACCGACCAAAGATCTGTCGCTCTTACACGACAGATGATTGTGAATATGACAATGACGGAACTTATGATCGTTTATTTGAAACTCCAGAGCAAATTTGGGAATATGCTCATGCAGTACTGCCTCCGCGTAAGAAGAAACAAAAAAAATCTCAAGAAAGTGTGCACTCTCAAAAGCTTCCCGTTGTCCATGTTTAAGAGTTGTTCCGTAACGTTTCCTGATACACTAAGTAAACACGATCAAAGTCTGTAAATAACTGTGAAAAAAGATCTAATTGAACCACGGACACTCAATGGGTTTCGGGACTATCTTCCAGCTGCCATGATTCCGAGAGAGCAGCTAATTGAAACGGCAAAATCAGTGTATCGAAGTTATGGCTTTCGTCCTATTGATACACCTGCGCTGGAATATAAAGAAATTCTCGCAGGAAAGGGAGGCGCAGAATCAGACAAACAGATGTTCCAATTTCAACAGGGAAAGCGCGATGTAGCGATGCGTTTCGACCTGACGGTCCCTTTCGCCCGCTTTGCTGCACAAAATATTAATGAATTAGGAATCCCCTTTAAACGCTATCATGTCGGAACAGTCTGGCGGGGCGAGCGACCGCAAAAAGGACGTTATCGTGAATTTGTGCAATGTGACTTCGATACGATCGGGACAACTTCTAACTCTGCTGACATTGAAACCTTATTCATTATCCATGATCTGATGGTTCGAATCGGTTTTTCGGATTTCACGATCCGTATTAACAACCGTATGATTTTAAATGGCCTGCTTGAAACTCTGAAGCTTGAATCACAATCGACAGAAATCCTAAGAGCACTCGACAAGCTTCCAAAAATCGGTTCTGACGCTGTTATGATTGAAATGAGAGAGCAGGGTAATCTCACTCAAGAACAAGCTGAAAAAATAATTTCCCTCACCACAGTTCAGGGTTCGACTGCCGAAATCCTGAATTCTCTGGAACAGCAACTTTCCGGGAACGCCTGTGGAGAGCAGGGAGTGCAATATCTTCGCGAATTATTTCAATCGGTAGAACGCGCAGGTATTTCTAATCAACGAGTTGTCTTAGATCCTTCGATTGCCAGAGGCCTGGATTATTACACAGGCACAATCTATGAGACATTTCTGAATCAATTACCGGAAATCGGAAGTGTTTGCTCCGGCGGACGCTACGATAATCTCGCTGAGCGTTTCACAACGCAAGAGCTACCTGGTGTCGGAGCCAGCCTGGGTCTAGACCGTTTATTAGCGGCAATGCAGGAGCTCAAACTATTAGACGAGATTTCCACTCCCGCTCCCATTTTATTCACTCAAATGGACCAGAAATATACTTCTGAGTACTTGCGTCTGGCACGTGAACTGCGACTGAATGGTTTGAATGTTGAAGTCTATCCCGATACGAAAGCAATCAAAAAACAGTT
The Gimesia aquarii DNA segment above includes these coding regions:
- a CDS encoding rhomboid family protein, yielding MGIESRDYLRHESGGGSFNSFRMASGGWAIKYLIIANVVVFLVEWNSPRVIEFLALDRESIFASFQIWRFVTYGFCHSLSGLGHIFFNMFVLWMFGRSIEPILGSREFLVFYLIGVVISGICHIAISGAPVIGASGGVMAVVFLTAMYFPRMTVLLMFILPIELRWLAVLYALVDVFGVLNPGGDGVAHVAHLGGAAFGIAYKYFGWNLSSNFNTKWNQLKLKRSVRKSKLRVYSEPDTNLSKARLDEKVDAILEKISREGEASLTDQERALLKEASSKYKKR
- the hisS gene encoding histidine--tRNA ligase; the protein is MKKDLIEPRTLNGFRDYLPAAMIPREQLIETAKSVYRSYGFRPIDTPALEYKEILAGKGGAESDKQMFQFQQGKRDVAMRFDLTVPFARFAAQNINELGIPFKRYHVGTVWRGERPQKGRYREFVQCDFDTIGTTSNSADIETLFIIHDLMVRIGFSDFTIRINNRMILNGLLETLKLESQSTEILRALDKLPKIGSDAVMIEMREQGNLTQEQAEKIISLTTVQGSTAEILNSLEQQLSGNACGEQGVQYLRELFQSVERAGISNQRVVLDPSIARGLDYYTGTIYETFLNQLPEIGSVCSGGRYDNLAERFTTQELPGVGASLGLDRLLAAMQELKLLDEISTPAPILFTQMDQKYTSEYLRLARELRLNGLNVEVYPDTKAIKKQFKYANRHGFKIVITAGANEFDNQEWQVKEMLTGTQTAVKEDDLLEFVTQLLS
- a CDS encoding sigma-70 family RNA polymerase sigma factor; amino-acid sequence: MAQSQIEVLIQRARSGDCSAENELLQKCRAYVSLIARAQIEGWMHTKFDASDLVQQTLLEAHQGLARFKGQTEAEWLGWLRGILNHNTLDFARKYQGAAKRNVSREVSIDQAGGNSDDSAQHGWELKDETETPSRILLNREQELLMADAVSQLPTDYQEVIMLRNLQRLSFKQVAERMNRSPGAVQMLWLRALNQLQEHLESV
- a CDS encoding YkgJ family cysteine cluster protein; its protein translation is MSTVKVKRSDLKPGEVLCSYCTARCCRYFALPIETPENWEDFDHMRWYIMHGHCAIFVDEDSWFLMVYGDCKYLLPDHRCGNYEDRPKICRSYTTDDCEYDNDGTYDRLFETPEQIWEYAHAVLPPRKKKQKKSQESVHSQKLPVVHV